In Leptospira licerasiae serovar Varillal str. VAR 010, the sequence TGCCATATCTTATTTTAATCTTTTTACGGAGACTTGTTTGAAACCTCTTAACTGCACCGCAGAAAGAGCATCCAACATATTTCCGTACTTCGTTTCGCCGGTCGTTTTGATCAAAGCGACTTTTTCGTCTAGATTAGGTATCTCCAGATCGTTCAGATCTTTTCTGAATTCTGCCAGATCCTTGTAATCACGAGTGCCGAGGACTTTATTCCTCATCTTGATCGTTTCGCCGGCTACCAATATCTCGTAGATGTTCTCTCGTAAAACTAGGGTGGGGTTAGAGTTTTTGCGGGGAAGTTGTATATTCAAACCTTCCTTCACGAAAAACACCGCCGTCACCATAAAAAATACGAGAAGAAGAAACGCGATATCCGACATAGAAGAGGCCGAAATTTCTTCTAAACCTCTTTTTTTCTTAATCTGAATCATATTCCGAATTCCTAATAAATGGAAGAGTTAGGATTAAGCTCTTGCGTTACGTTTCAGGAATTCTTTATAAATTCTGTTTGCTGCTTCTTCCACTTCGGAAGTAAATCCGTCGATCCTTGCAGTCAGGTATTGGTGGAAAGTCATTGCAGGAATAGCGATGATCAAACCGGCAGCAGTGGTGATAAGAGCTTCTTTGATACCGCCTGCTACCACTTTTGCGTTCACTTGGTCGGCGTTTGCGATCGCGTCGAATGCGTTGATCATACCGGAAACTGTTCCTAAGAACCCGATCAAAGGAGCGATAGTCGAAACGGCAGCTAAGATCACGAGCCCTCTTTCAAGAACAACGATCACTTCGGCGGCCTCTCTCTCGATACCTTTTGCGAAAATCTCAGCGTTACCTGCAGATACATCGATACCGTTTTTCAAAATATCGGAAATTTTATAAGAAGGATTTGCATCTATGAATTCTTTCGCGCCTTCGAAACCTTTTTCATCTACCTTCTCCCCTAAATCGATATTAAAACCTTTTGGGAGAAGTTTGGAAGTAGTAAGGAAGTATATCCTTTCGAAAATAATTCCAAGAGCGATGATAGAAGAAAGAGCTAATGGATACATTGTCCATCCACCCTTATTGAAAAGATCTACAAATCCCCAAGTCCCGCTTTTTTCAGCAGGAGCAGGTGCGGATTGTTCTGCAGGTTTTTCTGCGGAAGGTTGTTCGGTTTTATTTGCGTCGGTAGGCGCAGCATCTTGGGAAAAAGTAGGTAAAGTTGCAGTAAGAACGAATCCTCCTACAAGTGCAATGGCGATCCATTGGCGTAGAGAGAGATTAGTATATCGATTATGCATAGCTTTCGGAAGCTCCATAAGAAGTAATGAGACATTTTTACGTGATTTGAGTTACATATATATTACGAAGCGATTACGGGTTGGTTAGTTTGGGGAGGGGGAGGGCCGCACTCCGTTTTAAAGAAATACTTTTTGATTCCGTTTTGTAACGAAGATCGGAATACGGCCCTGGTTGTTATTTGGAAGGATAACCGCTATATGTCATTTTTCCTATAAGATAGATTGGACTTTTCTTTTGGACACAAACTCTAGATTTAAGTTCATTTTGTATCGAAGAAAGAAGACTATCGGAGTAGGTCACTCCTGCACCATCGACCGCTACTATAAAGTGTACCGAACTTTCAGGATCTTCGTCCGTATCTAGGTCGTCCCAAACAGTTAGAATATTTCCGGAACCGCTAACTCGGTTTGGATCAGATATCAGGATCGATTCGTTCGATCTATTCTGAGGCGCTGCGGGAATTCCCTTATTGTAAATTGTTTTATCGGTGATCAGGACAATATCTTGCCCTGAAAAATGGGAAGGAATGTATACTTCTGTCGGAGCATCAGAGCGTTTGCCTGTCCAGATCACTACGATGAATCTTCTATCCCCAAAATAATTCGTGCCGGTATCAGTGGTTCGGATTGAACCCCATTGGAATACGTTGTTCCATGTATCGTATCCGATCGTATTATAATAAAAACTCATCAGAGAAC encodes:
- a CDS encoding ExbD/TolR family protein: MIQIKKKRGLEEISASSMSDIAFLLLVFFMVTAVFFVKEGLNIQLPRKNSNPTLVLRENIYEILVAGETIKMRNKVLGTRDYKDLAEFRKDLNDLEIPNLDEKVALIKTTGETKYGNMLDALSAVQLRGFKQVSVKRLK
- a CDS encoding MotA/TolQ/ExbB proton channel family protein, whose product is MHNRYTNLSLRQWIAIALVGGFVLTATLPTFSQDAAPTDANKTEQPSAEKPAEQSAPAPAEKSGTWGFVDLFNKGGWTMYPLALSSIIALGIIFERIYFLTTSKLLPKGFNIDLGEKVDEKGFEGAKEFIDANPSYKISDILKNGIDVSAGNAEIFAKGIEREAAEVIVVLERGLVILAAVSTIAPLIGFLGTVSGMINAFDAIANADQVNAKVVAGGIKEALITTAAGLIIAIPAMTFHQYLTARIDGFTSEVEEAANRIYKEFLKRNARA